In Buchnera aphidicola (Floraphis choui), the genomic stretch CCACTTTCCGATAATTTATATTATTAGAATTAAAATTCTGAAAGATAGACATTAATACCATTGCAATTACTAACCAAAGAATAAGGTTCTTAGCCATATCACTCAAGAGATTAACCTCACAAATTTAAAACCATTAAATAAAATGACACATAAAATAGCTATTTTTTTCGCTCAGATGCTATAACATACACTTCTCTAGAACGAATTCGAGAAGAATTTGGTTTAAAAATTTTTACTTTAGTAAATTCAGTTTTAACTCGATCAATAAACGAACGAAATTGATCACCATAAAATGCCTTTACCAATAATTTTCCATTATACAATAATATTTTTTTAGATATTTCTAAAGCTAGTTTACTTAATTTTATAGATCTAGGATGATCTATACAATAAGATCCACTCATATTAGGAGCCATATCAGACATAACTAAATCTACTTTTTTATTTTTTAAAAAAGTCAATAAAACATTAATAACTTTAAATTGTCTAATATCACCTTGAATGAAAAAAACACCTTTAATTGGAAACATAGGTAATATATCGCAGGCTATAATACACCCTTTATCTCCTATTTTTTTACTAGCGTATTGAGACCAACTTCCAGGAGAAGAACCTAAATCTATTATAGCCATGCCTTTTTTGAACAATTTACTAACGTTATGTATATGGTCTAACTTAAAATAAGCTCTAGATCGAATATTTTTTTTATAAGATAAATTTACATACGGATCTTTAATGTGTCGTCTAATCCATCTTTTAGAACTTAAAGAACGAGCTTTAGACACTGATAATACCATTTTTAAGTGAGATTATTAAAAATCAATTTTATCAATAACATATATATAGTGACAACAGTAAAACGTTTATAATTCTTAAAAATATTATCATACTTAAAAATATATGATATAAACATGAACGCTTTAGAAAGTAATATGATAATTATTATATTAAAGGATGAATATTACTATAAAATAACGCACATCTTTGTTATTTAATAAATATAAACACCATATTGGTTAAATTTTAAATTTTTACAACATCATAACTAACTATTAATTACTTATACTCTACACTTAGTATTTCATATTTTACATCACCAGACGGGGTCTTAATTATAGCGATATCACCAACTTTTTTCCCAATTAATCCCCTAGACATAGGTGAATTAATAGAAATTAAGTTGAGTTTGAAATTTGATTCGTCATCCCCAACAATACGATAAATAAATATTTTTTTTGTTTTAGAATTAAGTATAGTTACTGTAGATCCAAAAATAACGATTCCACGATTTTTAATTTGAGTAACATCAATTATTTGAATTTTAGATAATTTTAATTCAATTTCTTTGATTCTTCCTTCACAAAAACTTTGCTCTTCCCTTGCCGCATGATATTCTGAATTTTCTTTTAAATCACCATGTTGTCTAGCTTCTATAATAGAAGCTATAATTTTAGGTCTTCGTACTTTCTTAAGCATTTCCAGTTCTCTACGAAGTTTTTCAGCACCTAATAATGTCATTGGAATTTGATTATTCATATTTACTCCTTATAATTACACTTCAATAAAATAAATATTTAGAAATTTTTTAAAAAAGTTATTTCAGATACAAATTATTATATTAATATTATGTTAATAAAAAATGCCAACTATAGTAGCTAGCTTTATTCTAACTAAAAAATTACATTTAAATTAATATTAGTATAAAAAGTAACTTCTAATAATCCAGTTATAATTTAAAATATAAAGTATTTTAAATAATAGTTATAAGATAGTATATAAATTATCACTTCAACAAAATAAGAAACATGTTAAAAATTATGATATAAACAGATAAAAACTATATTTAAAAATTAAAAAATATAAAATATCTTATTTCAAAAAAAAATTATTCATAATTAGAGATATATTCATAAATTATGTTCTGATATTATATATACGAAATTTAATCAAAAAAAAAGAACAATACTAATGATCACAGAAAAAATTAAACATTTATTAATAAAATCTTTATCGTTAAATGAAGTTAAAGTTACTGGAGATAATAACTATATTGAAATAATAGCTATTGATGATATATTTCATAATAAAAGTGAAGTAGAAAAACAAAAGATAATTTATTCACAATTAATGCACTATATTGCAGATAAAACAATTCACTCTATTTCAATAAAAACATATTCTTTAAAAGAATGGAATAACAAAAAATATAATTAGTTAAAATGAAAACATGTTACGTAACAGGTCCTACCAATCTTCTAGGAGAAGTAAAAATTTCTGGTTCAAAAAATGCTGCTTTACCTATATTATTAACATCAATATTATCAAAAGAACCAATAGAATTACATAACATTCCAGTATTGCTAGATACTACTAACGCAATGAAAATACTAACTAAATTAGGAGTAAAAATAGAAGTTAAAAAAGAAATATATCTCGATTCTAGTACAATAAAAAATTGCATTATATCCAATTATATAACAAAAAAAATACGTGCTTCTATTTGGATATTAGGCCCTTTATTAGCAAGATGTGGTTATGCAAAAATATCTTTTCCAGGAGGATGTAAAATAGGGTATAGAGAAATTGACTTACATATATTTGGATTAACTCAATTAGGAGCTAAAATTACTATATACAAAAATTATATTACTGGATCAGTAGTAGGAAAGCTAAAAGGTACCAAAATTACGTTATCTAAGATAAGTGTAGGCGCAACTATTACTATTATGAGTACAGCTACTCTAGCTACAGGAATTACCATTATTTCCAATGCTGCACGTGAACCAGAAATTATTGATCTTGCAAATTTTCTAAATAGTATAGGAGCTAAAATTTCTGGAGCAGGAAGCAAAAAAATTATTATAAAAGGAGTTAATAAACTACATGGAGGTAAATACACTATTATTCCTGATAGAATTGAAACTGGAACTTTTTTAATAGCTGCGGCTATATCTAACGGGCACATTGTTTGTTACAATACCAAACCCAATTTACTAGCATATTTTTTAAAAAAACTAATTCAAACAGGAGCTAAAATAAAAGCTGGTAATGATTGGATTAGCTTAAATATGGTTAATATTCATCCTAAAGCTATTAATATTACAACTTCTCCATATCCAGGATTTCCTACTGATATGCAAGCACAGTTTACATTACTAAACATTATTTCACATGGAACAAGTAAAATAACCGAAACTATATTTGAAAATCGCTTTATACACATACCTGAACTTAAAAAAATGGGTGCAATAGTAATGATAAAAAATAATTCTATTTTTTGTTATGGAGTAAAAAAATTAAATTCAGCTAAAATAATCGCATCAGATTTACGAGGGGCAGCTAGTCTAATATTAGCTGGTTGTATTGCTAATGGAAACACAATTATTAAAAATTCTAATTTTGTTACAAGAGGATATGAAAGTTTTTACAAAAAACTTAAAATGATAGGCGCTAAAATTAAGAATAAATAAAAATATTATTAAAATATAGTTTACAATATTAAAATCTAAAAATTTTAAAATATTACACATTTAATTAAATTGCATGTTCAAGATTATAATACACTTAAATCGCATTTAAAATATAATATATTATAATCTTCAAATCATTAAAATACAATATTTACATAAATATTAGTAAAATAATATTCAAGAGCACATTTTCAGTTAAATTATGTTTTAACAATATTTTATCAAGTATAAAATATAGAACACGTTAAAAAACTACTTCTGTGTTCAAACTTAATAAGAATACAAATTAAACTATTCAAAATATATACAACATATGGAATTAAATTATGTATGCAATTTTTGCACATGGTGGAAAACAATACAAAGCTAAAAAAGGTCAAATAATTAAGTTAGAAAAAATAAATTATATTTCTGGAGAACAAATAAAATTTAAAGAAATTTTAATGATATCAGATAAAAATGAAATAACAATAGGAAAACCAATATTATTAGATAGTTTTATATCAGCAAACGTTGTAAGTCATGGACGTAATAAAAAAATTAATATTATTAAATTTAATCGAAGAAAACACTATAAAAAACATCAAGGTCATCGTCAATTTTTTACTAAAGTTTTAATTACTAATATTCATAGATAATAAGGAAAATTTATGGCTCATAAAAAAGCTGGAGGATCAACTAGAAATGGAAGAGACTCACATTCTAAAAGATTAGGAGTAAAACACTTTGAAGGAGAATTAGTACTTCCTGGCAGTATTATAGTCCGTCAAAAGGGAACAAAATTTCATGCCGGTATAAATGTAGGATGTGGTAAAGATCATACATTATTTTCTAAAATTCAAGGAAAAGTAAAATTTGAAACAAAAGGTATAAAACGTAAAAAATATGTAAATATCATTTCTATAACATGATTTTCCAATATTATAACTTTGTGTACTAACAAAAATATTTATAAATACACTTTTTATTTGTACACAAAGTATAATTTATTAAATATATATTAATAAGTTTTATATTCCAAAAAAATAAAACAATTAATATGAAATATTATGAATTTTACAAATAATATTTTAAGGAAACTAAAATAATGAAGTTTTTAGATCAAGTTACAATTCATGTTATCGCTGGAAATGGAGGAAATGGGTGTATTAGTTTTAGACGAGAAAAATATATTCCAAAAGGTGGCCCTGATGGAGGTGATGGAGGTAATGGAGGTAATGTTTGGCTAAAAGCTAATAGAAATTTAAATACCTTAATTGATTTTAGATTTAAGAAAACTTTTAAAGCCCAAAATGGCGAAAATGGAAAAAATAAAAAACAATCAGGAAAAAAAGGAAAAGATACTATAATCAACATACCTATTGGAACTAGAATTATCGATAACAATACCAAAGAAATCATAGATGATATAACAAACAATAAACAATTAATTTTAATAGCTAAAGGCGGATGGCATGGATTAGGAAATACAAGGTTTAAATCTTCTATCAATAGAACGCCTAAAAAAAATACTTTAGGAACACAAGGAGAACAAAGAGAAATTAAATTAGAATTAATTTTATTAGCTGATGTAGGAACACTAGGATTACCAAATTCTGGAAAATCTACTTTAGTGAGCCACATATCTGCAGCAAAAACTAAAATAGAAAGTTATCCTTTTACAACACTTACTCCAATATTAGGTACTGTAAAAATAGAGAAAAACAAAAGTTTTGTAATTGCTGATATACCTGGTTTAATTCAAGGAGCTTCACACGGACTTGGACTCGGATTTAAGTTTTTAAAACATTTAGAAAGATGTCATTTATTATTACATATAATTGATATTTCTATAGAAAATAAATTTAATATTTTAAACAATATTAATATTATTTTAAAAGAGATACAAAATTACAGCAAAAAATTATGTGAAAAACCAATTTGGATAGTATTTAACAAAATTGATTTAGTAAGTGAAAAGAAAATAAAAAGCATTATTACATTCATTAAATTTCACTTAAACCAAAAGAAACCATACTACTTAATTTCGTCAATAAGAAAAATAGGAATTAAACCAATGTGTAAAGACATTTTACAATTTATAGAAAAAAATACATCAGTTTATTAAAAACTTTCTTAATAACAATAAAAAATAATTCATATATTTATTACATAAAATAAAATTTTAATAGTCTTAAACTTCAAGATGAATGTTTAAAATGCCTATCAAAATAACTATTCTAAACTTATTTGTTAAAAATTTATAAATTACAATATATCTAAAATAATATAATTTAATTTATACAATTAATTTCAAATAAAATAATTTACCCGGTTTATTCCGGGCATGAATATAAATGTATAAAATTATCTTATTAAAGTAATTAACGTTTAGAAAATTGAGGACGTTTTCTTGCTTTTCGAAAACCCACTTTTTTTCTTTCTACTCGACGAGCATCACGAGTAACGAAACCTGACTGTCTTAACTCATTTCGAAAAGAAATATCGTAATTTATTAATGCGCGAGTAATTCCATGTCGAATTGCACCAGCCTGACCAGAAACCCCTCCACCTTTTACAGTGATATATAAATCACATTTATTTAACATATCAACCAATTCTAAAGGTTTTATAATTATCATAGATGTAATTTTATAACTAAAATAATTTTTTAGTGAACGATTATTAATTGTAATATTTCCTTTTCCAGGTTTAAGAAACACTCGAGCGGAAGAACTTTTTCTACGACCAGTTCCATAATTATATACTTGAGTCATTATCTATATCTCCAATTAAATAATTAGCATTTTTGGGTTTTGTGCTATATGAAAATGATTTTCATCAGAATATACTTTAAGTTTCTTAAACATACTTCGACCTAGAGAACCTTTTGGTAGCATCCCTCTTACTGCAATTTCAATAGCTCTAGTAGGAAAGTTAGACATCATATCTTTAAACGCTATTTTCTTAATCCCACCTATATAACCAGTATGACGATAATAAATTTTATCAGTATACTTTTTACCTGTTACTATTATTTTTCTAGCATTAATAACAATTAAATAATCTCCAATATCTACATAAGGAGTATATTCTACTTTATGTTTTCCACGTAATCGAGTGGCAAGAACAGAAGCTAATCGTCCTAAAGTTTTTCCTGAAGCGTCAATACAATACCATGATCTCTGTAAATTTCTAGTTTTAGCAAAAAAGCTTTTCACATTAAATTACCTATATAAAATTAAAGTTTTATTTATTTTTATAAAAATTTATAATATGAGTATTATTTTAAATTTTAATAACTTAACAACATTGTAACATCAATAAAAGGTTTTTATAATTAAAAGAATAATTTAATATAATTTAAGTATATGTCAACGTTTTAATAATTAAAAAGTTTAAATATTGGAATATCTTAATACTATGCTAAATACATTCTATTATTTTAAATTTATAACTTTTACTTAACATTGTATAATAATTTTTTATATTAATTAATTCTCATATAACTTTAATTTAAAATACTACTGTTTCTAATTAAAAATTACATTTTTAAAATAATAAATATTTTATAAATTTTAAAAAATAAAAACAGTTTTATTAAAATTATATATTTGAAATTAGCCTGAAAGGCAGTGAAATATGAAGTCTAAAAGTACTTTACTAACACTACGAAATATTATCAATACTTTAGATAAAGACTTAATTACTTTACTTGCTAAAAGAAAACAAATAGCAATAAAAATAGCAAAAATAAAAGTCAAACAAAACTATCCAATAAGAGATATAGAACGGGAGCAA encodes the following:
- a CDS encoding SAM-dependent methyltransferase, whose translation is MVLSVSKARSLSSKRWIRRHIKDPYVNLSYKKNIRSRAYFKLDHIHNVSKLFKKGMAIIDLGSSPGSWSQYASKKIGDKGCIIACDILPMFPIKGVFFIQGDIRQFKVINVLLTFLKNKKVDLVMSDMAPNMSGSYCIDHPRSIKLSKLALEISKKILLYNGKLLVKAFYGDQFRSFIDRVKTEFTKVKIFKPNSSRIRSREVYVIASERKK
- the greA gene encoding transcription elongation factor GreA, which translates into the protein MNNQIPMTLLGAEKLRRELEMLKKVRRPKIIASIIEARQHGDLKENSEYHAAREEQSFCEGRIKEIELKLSKIQIIDVTQIKNRGIVIFGSTVTILNSKTKKIFIYRIVGDDESNFKLNLISINSPMSRGLIGKKVGDIAIIKTPSGDVKYEILSVEYK
- a CDS encoding BolA/IbaG family iron-sulfur metabolism protein; translation: MITEKIKHLLIKSLSLNEVKVTGDNNYIEIIAIDDIFHNKSEVEKQKIIYSQLMHYIADKTIHSISIKTYSLKEWNNKKYN
- the murA gene encoding UDP-N-acetylglucosamine 1-carboxyvinyltransferase, with protein sequence MKTCYVTGPTNLLGEVKISGSKNAALPILLTSILSKEPIELHNIPVLLDTTNAMKILTKLGVKIEVKKEIYLDSSTIKNCIISNYITKKIRASIWILGPLLARCGYAKISFPGGCKIGYREIDLHIFGLTQLGAKITIYKNYITGSVVGKLKGTKITLSKISVGATITIMSTATLATGITIISNAAREPEIIDLANFLNSIGAKISGAGSKKIIIKGVNKLHGGKYTIIPDRIETGTFLIAAAISNGHIVCYNTKPNLLAYFLKKLIQTGAKIKAGNDWISLNMVNIHPKAINITTSPYPGFPTDMQAQFTLLNIISHGTSKITETIFENRFIHIPELKKMGAIVMIKNNSIFCYGVKKLNSAKIIASDLRGAASLILAGCIANGNTIIKNSNFVTRGYESFYKKLKMIGAKIKNK
- the rplU gene encoding 50S ribosomal protein L21 translates to MYAIFAHGGKQYKAKKGQIIKLEKINYISGEQIKFKEILMISDKNEITIGKPILLDSFISANVVSHGRNKKINIIKFNRRKHYKKHQGHRQFFTKVLITNIHR
- the rpmA gene encoding 50S ribosomal protein L27 yields the protein MAHKKAGGSTRNGRDSHSKRLGVKHFEGELVLPGSIIVRQKGTKFHAGINVGCGKDHTLFSKIQGKVKFETKGIKRKKYVNIISIT
- the cgtA gene encoding Obg family GTPase CgtA, whose translation is MKFLDQVTIHVIAGNGGNGCISFRREKYIPKGGPDGGDGGNGGNVWLKANRNLNTLIDFRFKKTFKAQNGENGKNKKQSGKKGKDTIINIPIGTRIIDNNTKEIIDDITNNKQLILIAKGGWHGLGNTRFKSSINRTPKKNTLGTQGEQREIKLELILLADVGTLGLPNSGKSTLVSHISAAKTKIESYPFTTLTPILGTVKIEKNKSFVIADIPGLIQGASHGLGLGFKFLKHLERCHLLLHIIDISIENKFNILNNINIILKEIQNYSKKLCEKPIWIVFNKIDLVSEKKIKSIITFIKFHLNQKKPYYLISSIRKIGIKPMCKDILQFIEKNTSVY
- the rpsI gene encoding 30S ribosomal protein S9, with the translated sequence MTQVYNYGTGRRKSSSARVFLKPGKGNITINNRSLKNYFSYKITSMIIIKPLELVDMLNKCDLYITVKGGGVSGQAGAIRHGITRALINYDISFRNELRQSGFVTRDARRVERKKVGFRKARKRPQFSKR
- the rplM gene encoding 50S ribosomal protein L13 gives rise to the protein MKSFFAKTRNLQRSWYCIDASGKTLGRLASVLATRLRGKHKVEYTPYVDIGDYLIVINARKIIVTGKKYTDKIYYRHTGYIGGIKKIAFKDMMSNFPTRAIEIAVRGMLPKGSLGRSMFKKLKVYSDENHFHIAQNPKMLII